One genomic region from Pirellulales bacterium encodes:
- a CDS encoding ankyrin repeat domain-containing protein: MVGELSVANLEQIDVFSRWQGFADPHSLAKLTITRQGDRFVRQEEIAGNCDALPAECVAQLFEQLCQPAIESLDPRLFDAPEPVIRSHFASIWTNDHPQVLVRLKFSEGRTIDVLTTGQHVCLLPIQVRDSGGLLNYQTFQPALSRSMAALMPVGYLDRDRLEGACSVFQADIDDYHKGTGSWQIDSESGGAPESEESDDRDRLSFEEQQKRVNEMLRRLSMRNLESPEEKELAERSGKISERLLKNLPLEEVADILSRGGNPNVADENGQTALMKAAFPPLDRERFRLLARAGANLEARRTRGCATGLHLACDGEMADSVEEWIRAGADIHARLPEGSTPLMLGASSPAIVRLLLAGGARPNDVDQDGHTALVYAIDRQLWFQAIDDIEAIRLLIDAGTDLTLRDRNGLTPLGFARQHHQMKLLEHEASLAIQEAWGRKPTAEEERARADLMRKMMRESYPNSDPDKWNDLTLAEAIINLFAAAGGTD, encoded by the coding sequence ATGGTCGGCGAACTAAGCGTAGCCAATCTGGAACAAATCGACGTCTTCTCCAGGTGGCAGGGATTCGCCGACCCTCATAGCCTCGCCAAACTGACAATCACCCGCCAGGGAGACCGCTTTGTCCGCCAGGAGGAGATCGCCGGGAACTGCGACGCACTACCTGCCGAGTGTGTCGCGCAGCTTTTTGAACAGCTTTGTCAACCCGCCATCGAATCTCTCGATCCAAGGCTGTTCGACGCCCCGGAGCCGGTAATCCGCAGCCATTTTGCATCGATCTGGACCAACGATCATCCGCAGGTCCTTGTCCGGCTGAAGTTTTCCGAGGGCCGGACCATCGACGTGTTGACGACCGGCCAGCATGTCTGCCTGCTTCCGATCCAGGTCCGCGACTCGGGCGGTCTGCTGAACTACCAGACTTTCCAGCCGGCACTGAGCCGGTCGATGGCTGCCCTCATGCCCGTGGGGTATCTGGACCGAGACCGCTTGGAAGGAGCGTGCAGCGTATTTCAGGCAGATATTGACGACTATCACAAAGGCACCGGCAGTTGGCAGATCGATTCGGAATCCGGCGGGGCTCCGGAGTCGGAAGAGTCGGATGACCGGGATCGACTGTCGTTTGAGGAGCAGCAGAAACGCGTCAATGAAATGCTCCGCCGTTTGAGCATGAGGAACCTGGAATCACCGGAAGAGAAGGAGCTCGCCGAGCGTTCCGGAAAGATTTCCGAGCGACTGCTCAAGAATCTGCCGCTGGAAGAGGTCGCGGATATCTTGAGCCGCGGTGGGAATCCGAACGTCGCGGACGAGAACGGTCAGACGGCGCTGATGAAGGCCGCGTTTCCGCCGCTCGATCGTGAGCGATTTCGCCTGCTGGCCCGAGCCGGCGCGAATCTCGAGGCGAGGCGAACCCGAGGTTGCGCCACCGGGCTGCACTTGGCCTGCGACGGCGAAATGGCGGACAGCGTGGAGGAGTGGATTCGGGCGGGGGCGGATATCCATGCGCGACTACCGGAAGGCTCGACCCCGCTGATGCTGGGAGCAAGTTCGCCTGCGATCGTTCGTTTGCTGCTGGCCGGCGGCGCCCGCCCCAACGATGTCGACCAGGACGGACATACGGCGTTGGTGTACGCCATCGACCGTCAACTCTGGTTCCAGGCCATCGACGATATTGAGGCCATTCGCCTGCTGATTGATGCCGGGACGGATCTGACGTTGCGAGACCGCAACGGACTGACGCCGCTGGGATTCGCTCGGCAACACCATCAGATGAAGCTGTTGGAGCACGAGGCCAGTCTTGCGATACAAGAGGCGTGGGGCCGCAAACCAACGGCCGAAGAGGAACGAGCGCGGGCCGATTTGATGAGAAAGATGATGCGAGAGTCGTATCCGAATTCAGATCCGGACAAATGGAACGACCTGACGCTGGCCGAGGCGATCATCAACCTCTTCGCGGCAGCCGGTGGCACCGACTGA
- a CDS encoding PQQ-binding-like beta-propeller repeat protein, with amino-acid sequence MRTTCRIVVMALACWLSAAVSHAQTPWPRWRGPRGDGHSTETKLPVKWGNGDIDWKAPLPGVGESSPVIWQDKLFLTSAEDGGRRRNVLCLDRRGGKLLWKQSVQFDGQPEGLHKMNTFASPTCVTDGEVVVAFFGRAGLHAYSVAGKHLWSNDLGQFDNPWGVGASPVLVGDLVVQNGDADSNAFLAAYDKRTGKTVWRVPRPDHRGWSTPILLDVDGRQELILNGHTGVTAYAPASGKELWFCAGFNGRGEPTATPGKGLVFLVNGLPGDIYAVKPGGQGDVTQTRMAWHTPRKSRRDLPSPILIDDYLMVVGMDGIAVCYDAPTGAVVWQERVAGNCSASPIAAAGLAYFLSEDGTVVVIKPGRQFEEVARNKIAAAGDEVFRASPAACAGQIFLRSDRVLYCVGRSPQVTDAR; translated from the coding sequence ATGAGAACCACCTGCCGTATTGTCGTCATGGCCTTGGCGTGCTGGCTGAGCGCCGCCGTGTCGCACGCCCAAACCCCCTGGCCGCGGTGGCGCGGACCGCGGGGAGATGGTCACTCGACTGAGACGAAGTTGCCCGTCAAGTGGGGCAACGGAGATATCGACTGGAAGGCGCCTCTGCCGGGCGTGGGCGAATCGTCGCCCGTAATCTGGCAAGACAAGCTCTTTCTGACCAGCGCCGAAGATGGCGGCCGCCGCCGCAACGTGCTTTGCCTCGACCGCCGCGGCGGCAAGCTGCTCTGGAAGCAGAGCGTGCAGTTTGACGGGCAGCCGGAGGGGCTGCACAAAATGAACACCTTTGCCTCGCCCACCTGCGTCACCGACGGCGAAGTGGTGGTGGCGTTTTTCGGCCGCGCCGGCCTGCACGCTTACTCGGTCGCGGGCAAACACCTTTGGTCGAATGACCTGGGCCAGTTCGACAATCCCTGGGGCGTGGGGGCCTCGCCGGTGCTGGTCGGCGACTTGGTGGTGCAAAACGGCGACGCCGACAGCAACGCCTTTCTGGCCGCCTATGACAAGCGCACCGGCAAGACGGTTTGGCGCGTGCCGCGGCCCGATCATCGCGGCTGGAGCACGCCCATTCTGCTCGACGTGGACGGACGGCAAGAGTTGATCTTGAACGGTCACACGGGCGTGACGGCCTACGCTCCGGCCAGCGGGAAAGAACTCTGGTTTTGCGCGGGTTTCAACGGTCGCGGCGAGCCGACCGCCACGCCCGGCAAGGGACTGGTGTTCCTGGTCAACGGCCTGCCCGGCGATATTTACGCGGTGAAGCCGGGCGGCCAAGGCGACGTGACGCAGACCCGGATGGCCTGGCACACGCCTCGCAAGTCGCGGCGCGACCTACCTTCGCCGATTCTGATCGACGACTATCTGATGGTGGTCGGCATGGACGGCATTGCCGTGTGCTATGACGCGCCGACCGGCGCGGTCGTTTGGCAAGAGCGGGTCGCGGGGAACTGTTCGGCGTCGCCGATCGCGGCGGCCGGCCTGGCGTATTTCCTGAGCGAGGACGGCACGGTGGTGGTCATCAAGCCCGGCCGGCAGTTCGAGGAGGTTGCGCGGAACAAAATCGCGGCGGCCGGCGACGAGGTGTTTCGTGCTTCGCCCGCGGCCTGCGCCGGGCAGATCTTTCTGCGCAGCGATCGCGTTCTCTATTGCGTGGGACGGTCGCCGCAGGTGACCGACGCCAGGTAG
- a CDS encoding PIG-L family deacetylase yields MKRTSLISVAAARLAIGFSLSAVIGLISPSDRQFATAARAAEDDKAPAPPPADDGKLRILCFGAHPDDCELRVAGTAALWAAQGHHVKFVSVTNGDIGHWREAGGPLAQRRKSEVARADAMLHVTSQVLDIHDGELLPTIENRRTITRLIRRWNADVVTSHRPNDYHPDHRYTGVLVQDAAYMVTVPYFCPDTPHLRKNPVFLFYPDRFQKPNPFQADVAVSIDSVMETKLQALAVMESQFYEGGANGSAELTPDDPARQAERRRQVREGFAARSREVADRFRAVLSDGYGAEAAAKIEFAEAFEICEYGRQPSKAELRQLFPFSTAP; encoded by the coding sequence TTGAAACGCACTTCCTTGATTTCCGTTGCCGCAGCCCGCCTGGCGATCGGCTTCTCGCTCTCGGCGGTCATCGGCTTGATCTCGCCCTCGGACCGGCAGTTCGCCACGGCGGCGCGGGCCGCCGAGGACGACAAAGCACCGGCTCCGCCACCAGCGGATGACGGCAAACTTCGGATTCTATGCTTCGGCGCTCACCCGGACGACTGCGAGCTCCGCGTGGCCGGCACCGCCGCGCTTTGGGCGGCGCAGGGACACCACGTGAAGTTCGTCTCCGTCACCAACGGCGACATCGGTCATTGGCGCGAGGCGGGCGGACCGTTGGCCCAGCGCCGCAAGAGCGAGGTCGCCCGTGCCGACGCGATGCTGCATGTCACCAGCCAGGTGCTCGACATCCACGACGGCGAGTTGCTGCCCACGATCGAGAACCGCCGCACGATTACCCGCCTGATTCGCCGGTGGAACGCCGACGTCGTGACGAGCCACCGGCCCAACGACTATCATCCCGACCATCGCTACACGGGCGTCCTCGTGCAGGACGCCGCGTACATGGTCACCGTGCCTTATTTCTGCCCCGATACGCCGCACCTGCGGAAGAACCCGGTGTTTCTGTTCTATCCCGACCGTTTCCAGAAGCCGAATCCATTTCAGGCCGACGTGGCTGTCTCGATTGATTCGGTGATGGAGACGAAACTGCAAGCGTTGGCCGTCATGGAGTCGCAGTTTTACGAAGGCGGCGCAAACGGCTCGGCCGAGTTGACGCCCGACGATCCGGCGCGGCAGGCCGAACGTCGCCGGCAAGTTCGCGAGGGGTTTGCCGCCCGAAGCCGGGAGGTGGCCGACCGTTTTCGCGCCGTGCTGAGCGACGGGTACGGCGCCGAGGCGGCGGCCAAGATCGAGTTTGCCGAAGCGTTCGAAATCTGCGAGTACGGCCGGCAGCCGAGCAAAGCCGAGCTGCGGCAATTGTTTCCGTTTTCAACCGCGCCATAA
- a CDS encoding glycogen/starch/alpha-glucan phosphorylase translates to MNDTARELRSHIDENLFRMLGKFPEIASKHDYYLALAYTVRDCILRRWVKTASTYFEKESRTVAYLSAEFLIGPQLGKNLINLGIYEAARQAVADLGQNLDELLDQEEEPGLGNGGLGRLAACYMESLATLQIPSIGYGIRYEFGIFKQEIHDGQQVEKSDRWLRLGYPWEITRPEVAFEVKLGGHTEPYADQAGRYCVRWVPDRVVMGTPCDTLMQGYGVGTVNLLRLWKAEAHESFDFQAFNVGDYYRAVDKKIVSENITKVLYPNDEPAAGKQLRLEQQYFFVSCSLRDMIRIYLQREQTLDNFQQKYVIQLNDTHPTIGVAELMRLLVDEHHLEWERAWQITSRVFAYTNHTLLPEALEKWPLALFARVLPRHLEIIYEINRRFLDKVQAQYPGDGAKLERLSIIEEGRERHVRMANLACVGSRAVNGVAALHTRLLEQTVLKDFYDLWPEKFSNKTNGVTLRRFLLLANPGLSRLITDTIGDRWVRESSRLLELEKFAADSAFLHEWQAIKQANKTRLARAMEAATGIRTDPATLFDVQVKRIHEYKRQHLNVLHAVTLYHRMKTNPRMDVLPRTIVFGGKAAPGYVMAKLMIRLINSVAEVVNRDRDVRDRLKIVFFPNFSVKTAHTVYPGADLSEQISTAGTEASGTGNMKFAFNGALTIGTLDGANVEIREEVGAENFFLFGMTAEEVAGRKSKGYRPRDLYECDPELRAAIDLIASGEFSKGDREVFRPLVESLLDHDPYLVLADFASYIECQDEVAGVYHDKARWNRMSLVNVARMGKFSSDRAIAEYCRDIWHAEPVPVPIA, encoded by the coding sequence ATGAACGATACTGCCCGCGAGCTGCGCTCGCATATCGACGAAAACTTGTTCCGCATGCTGGGGAAGTTTCCTGAAATCGCCTCCAAGCATGACTATTACCTCGCCCTGGCCTACACGGTGCGCGACTGCATCTTGCGGCGGTGGGTCAAGACCGCGTCGACGTACTTCGAGAAGGAAAGCCGCACGGTCGCGTATCTCTCGGCCGAGTTTCTCATCGGGCCGCAACTGGGCAAGAACCTGATCAATCTCGGCATCTACGAGGCGGCGCGGCAGGCCGTCGCCGACCTGGGCCAGAACCTCGACGAGCTGCTCGACCAGGAAGAGGAGCCCGGCCTGGGCAACGGCGGCCTGGGCCGATTGGCCGCCTGCTACATGGAGTCGCTGGCCACGCTGCAGATACCTTCCATCGGCTACGGCATTCGCTATGAGTTCGGCATCTTCAAGCAGGAGATTCACGACGGCCAGCAGGTCGAAAAAAGCGACCGCTGGCTGCGGCTGGGCTATCCCTGGGAGATCACTCGCCCGGAGGTCGCCTTCGAGGTCAAGCTGGGCGGACACACCGAACCGTACGCCGACCAAGCGGGCCGTTACTGCGTGCGCTGGGTGCCCGACCGCGTCGTCATGGGCACGCCCTGCGACACCCTGATGCAAGGCTACGGCGTGGGCACGGTCAACCTGCTGCGGCTGTGGAAGGCCGAGGCCCATGAGTCGTTTGATTTTCAGGCCTTCAACGTGGGCGATTATTACCGCGCGGTCGACAAGAAGATCGTGTCGGAGAACATCACCAAGGTGCTTTACCCCAACGACGAGCCGGCCGCCGGCAAGCAATTGCGGCTGGAACAACAATACTTCTTCGTCTCGTGCTCGCTGCGAGACATGATCCGCATTTACCTGCAGCGCGAACAGACGCTCGACAACTTCCAACAGAAGTACGTCATCCAGCTTAACGACACGCACCCCACGATCGGCGTGGCCGAGCTGATGCGGCTGCTGGTCGACGAGCACCATCTGGAGTGGGAACGGGCCTGGCAGATCACCAGCCGCGTGTTTGCCTACACCAATCACACTTTGTTGCCCGAAGCGTTGGAGAAATGGCCGCTGGCGCTGTTTGCCCGCGTGTTGCCGCGGCACCTGGAAATCATCTACGAGATCAACCGGCGGTTTCTCGACAAGGTGCAGGCCCAGTATCCGGGCGACGGCGCCAAGCTGGAGCGGCTTTCGATCATCGAAGAGGGGCGCGAGCGGCACGTGCGGATGGCGAACCTGGCCTGCGTCGGCAGCCGGGCCGTGAACGGCGTGGCGGCGCTGCACACGCGGCTTTTGGAGCAGACCGTGCTCAAAGACTTCTACGATCTGTGGCCCGAAAAGTTTTCGAACAAGACCAACGGCGTCACTTTGCGGCGGTTCTTGTTGCTGGCCAATCCGGGCCTGTCGCGGCTGATCACCGACACCATCGGCGACCGCTGGGTGCGCGAGAGCAGCCGGCTGCTGGAGCTGGAAAAATTCGCGGCGGATTCCGCCTTTCTGCACGAATGGCAGGCCATCAAGCAGGCCAACAAGACGCGGCTGGCGCGGGCCATGGAAGCGGCCACCGGCATCCGGACCGATCCGGCCACGCTCTTCGACGTGCAGGTCAAACGCATTCACGAGTACAAGCGGCAGCACCTCAACGTGCTGCACGCCGTCACGCTCTATCATCGCATGAAGACCAATCCGCGCATGGACGTGCTGCCGCGCACGATTGTTTTCGGAGGCAAAGCCGCGCCGGGCTACGTCATGGCCAAGTTGATGATCCGCTTGATCAACTCCGTGGCCGAGGTCGTGAACCGCGACCGCGACGTTCGCGACCGTTTGAAGATCGTGTTCTTCCCGAACTTCAGCGTCAAGACGGCGCACACGGTCTATCCGGGGGCGGATTTGTCGGAGCAGATTTCCACGGCGGGCACCGAGGCGTCGGGCACCGGCAACATGAAGTTCGCCTTCAACGGAGCGCTGACCATCGGCACGCTGGACGGCGCCAACGTCGAAATCCGCGAGGAAGTGGGCGCCGAGAATTTCTTCTTGTTCGGGATGACCGCCGAGGAGGTGGCCGGCCGCAAGTCGAAAGGCTATCGGCCGCGCGACTTGTATGAGTGCGACCCGGAGCTGCGTGCGGCGATCGACCTGATCGCTTCGGGCGAGTTCTCCAAGGGCGATCGAGAGGTCTTTCGCCCGCTGGTGGAATCGTTGCTCGACCACGACCCCTATCTGGTGCTGGCCGATTTTGCTTCGTACATTGAATGCCAGGATGAAGTGGCCGGCGTCTATCACGACAAGGCCCGTTGGAACCGGATGTCGCTCGTGAACGTGGCCCGCATGGGCAAGTTTTCGTCGGACCGGGCAATCGCCGAATACTGCCGCGACATCTGGCACGCCGAGCCGGTGCCTGTGCCGATCGCGTGA